The proteins below are encoded in one region of Bosea sp. BIWAKO-01:
- the pstC gene encoding phosphate ABC transporter permease subunit PstC encodes MAAVTDQMAAPGAPAIRRTPKGTFDIVFRNASRAAALFVLVLLAGIIASMIIGGWPAFREFGLGFITSSVWDTQNEQYGAWPAIVGTLSTALIALVLGVPLSLGIAVYLTQLAPPWFKRPVSTTIELLAAVPSIIYGMWGLFVFVPLFAAYVQIPVSNIVEGIPLVGTVLYSRSPSGLGILTAGIILAFMIIPFIASITRDMLEQIPSVLRESAYGIGATTWEVVRHVLVPQAGVSIIGAIMLGLGRALGETMAVTFVVGNANRLSASIMDPGSTIASRIANEFNEAMGLQLNALIALGCILFFVTFVVLVIARILVARVKSF; translated from the coding sequence ATGGCTGCCGTGACAGACCAGATGGCCGCGCCCGGCGCGCCTGCCATTCGCCGCACTCCAAAGGGCACCTTCGACATTGTCTTCCGCAATGCCAGCCGGGCCGCCGCGCTCTTCGTGCTGGTGCTGCTTGCGGGCATCATCGCCTCGATGATCATCGGCGGCTGGCCCGCCTTCCGCGAATTCGGCCTCGGTTTCATCACGTCCAGCGTCTGGGACACCCAGAACGAGCAGTACGGCGCCTGGCCCGCCATCGTCGGCACCTTGTCGACCGCGCTGATCGCGCTGGTCCTGGGCGTGCCGCTTTCGCTCGGCATTGCCGTCTACCTCACCCAGCTCGCGCCGCCCTGGTTCAAGCGTCCGGTCTCGACGACGATCGAGCTGCTCGCCGCCGTGCCCTCGATCATTTACGGCATGTGGGGCCTCTTCGTCTTCGTGCCGCTCTTTGCGGCCTATGTGCAGATCCCGGTCTCGAACATCGTCGAAGGCATTCCGCTGGTCGGCACCGTGCTATATTCGCGCTCGCCCTCGGGTCTCGGCATCCTGACGGCCGGCATCATCCTCGCCTTCATGATCATCCCCTTCATCGCTTCGATCACCCGCGACATGCTGGAGCAGATCCCGTCCGTGCTGCGTGAGAGCGCCTATGGCATTGGCGCCACGACCTGGGAGGTCGTGCGCCATGTGCTGGTGCCGCAGGCCGGCGTCTCGATCATCGGCGCCATCATGCTCGGTCTTGGCCGCGCGCTTGGCGAGACCATGGCGGTGACCTTCGTTGTCGGCAATGCCAACCGGCTTTCCGCCTCGATCATGGATCCCGGCTCGACCATTGCCTCGCGCATCGCCAACGAATTCAACGAGGCGATGGGCCTGCAGCTCAACGCGCTGATCGCGCTCGGCTGCATCCTCTTCTTCGTCACCTTCGTCGTCCTCGTGATCGCGCGCATCCTTGTCGCGCGCGTCAAGTCCTTCTGA